TTTTTAAGAAACGATAGTGCCAAAAAATAAAAAAATTAAATATAAATTTGAGCCGCAAGGGAAAACAATTAATACCACCCTAAGCGAAAGCCATGCGACTGTTCACACTTATCCGGAGCACGGTTATATATATACAGAACTTATGACTTGCGGTGATATTGACACGAAGGAATTCATCACCGGAATGCTGGAACATTTCCAACCGGTGTTCGGTACATTGCG
The DNA window shown above is from Bacteroidia bacterium and carries:
- a CDS encoding S-adenosylmethionine decarboxylase, translated to MPKNKKIKYKFEPQGKTINTTLSESHATVHTYPEHGYIYTELMTCGDIDTKEFITGMLEHFQPVFGTLRILDRSYE